Proteins from one Sarcophilus harrisii chromosome 2, mSarHar1.11, whole genome shotgun sequence genomic window:
- the TMEM141 gene encoding transmembrane protein 141 isoform X3: protein MPWPPGTRRYGCSLLPAEAVPEKAALSHAVDGAAGHGAEGGRVCPSPVPAGGVHSASLVAGSVGSYAVTRVETQKCSDLWLFLETGQLPPDRSPEQASQGCSDPEQKKNQYGDVLE, encoded by the exons CAGGTACGGGTGCAGCCTTCTTCCTGCAGAAGCTGTTCCAGAGAAAGCTGCCCTATCCCACGCAGTGGACGGTGCTGCTGGCCATGG CGCCGAGGGAGGCAGAGTGTGCCCCTCCCCCGTTCCCGCTGGCGGAGTGCACTCTGCTTCCTTAGTGGCTGGCTCGGTTGGCAGCTATGCAGTGACCCGGGTGGAGACACAGAAATGCTCCGATCTCTGGCTCTTCCTGGAGACCGGACAACTACCGCCGGACCGTTCCCCAG agcaGGCCTCTCAAGGGTGTTCAGATCcagaacagaagaaaaatcagtatGGGGATGTTCTGGAGTAA
- the TMEM141 gene encoding transmembrane protein 141 isoform X4, which translates to MPWPPGTRYGCSLLPAEAVPEKAALSHAVDGAAGHGAEGGRVCPSPVPAGGVHSASLVAGSVGSYAVTRVETQKCSDLWLFLETGQLPPDRSPEQASQGCSDPEQKKNQYGDVLE; encoded by the exons GTACGGGTGCAGCCTTCTTCCTGCAGAAGCTGTTCCAGAGAAAGCTGCCCTATCCCACGCAGTGGACGGTGCTGCTGGCCATGG CGCCGAGGGAGGCAGAGTGTGCCCCTCCCCCGTTCCCGCTGGCGGAGTGCACTCTGCTTCCTTAGTGGCTGGCTCGGTTGGCAGCTATGCAGTGACCCGGGTGGAGACACAGAAATGCTCCGATCTCTGGCTCTTCCTGGAGACCGGACAACTACCGCCGGACCGTTCCCCAG agcaGGCCTCTCAAGGGTGTTCAGATCcagaacagaagaaaaatcagtatGGGGATGTTCTGGAGTAA